The following coding sequences are from one Methanobrevibacter olleyae window:
- the glyS gene encoding glycine--tRNA ligase: protein MNHEKMTNIARKRGFLWPSFEIYSGVSGFTDYGPLGASLKNNIMQKWRKQYIAGEGFHEIEGPTVMPKEVLKASGHVDNFTDPMTKCLACGEVFRADHIIEEAIGEDVESLENEQMDEIVEENNIKCPNCGGDLANIWNYNLMFKTEIGAKGDKVGYMRPETAQGIFILFKRLSRFFKNKLPFGTVQLGKAYRNEISPRQGVIRLREFTQAEAEIFLDPKDKTHPKFSQIANEKLYLSSQDVQLNNKETLELTAQEALDKGVVSSETLIYQLYLARKFLKELGIPDEVLRFRQHLPGEMAHYALDCWDVECLTDQYGWVEIIGIADRGDYDLSAHTEFSNEELSIYMEYDKAKTLVKTIVKPNLKLFGPAFKGDSPKIKTYIENLSEEEVIELKEKIENEGKFILELDKSFEILKEHLIFEYIEEEVKGERIIPHIIEPSFGIDRILYCTLLHSFKTEEDGFEKEYFKFAKEIAPIQVSVFPLMNKEGLGEIAAEITHNLREAGFTVDNDNSGTIGKRYARADEVGVPIAITVDFDTKEDNTVTVRDRDTEKQERVKIEDLKEVIGAKLQ from the coding sequence ATGAATCATGAAAAAATGACTAATATTGCACGTAAAAGAGGTTTTTTATGGCCTTCTTTTGAAATTTACTCAGGAGTATCTGGATTTACTGATTATGGGCCACTTGGAGCAAGTTTAAAAAATAATATCATGCAAAAATGGAGAAAGCAATACATTGCAGGAGAGGGTTTCCATGAAATCGAAGGACCTACCGTAATGCCTAAAGAAGTGTTAAAAGCATCTGGACACGTTGATAACTTTACTGATCCAATGACAAAATGTCTTGCTTGTGGTGAAGTATTTAGAGCAGACCATATTATTGAAGAAGCTATTGGTGAAGATGTGGAAAGTTTAGAAAACGAGCAAATGGATGAGATTGTTGAAGAAAATAATATTAAATGTCCAAACTGTGGTGGAGATTTAGCTAATATTTGGAATTATAACTTAATGTTTAAAACTGAAATCGGGGCAAAAGGAGATAAAGTAGGATATATGAGACCTGAAACTGCTCAAGGAATCTTCATTTTATTCAAGCGTTTATCAAGATTCTTTAAAAATAAACTCCCCTTCGGTACAGTACAATTAGGTAAAGCATACAGAAACGAAATCTCACCAAGACAAGGAGTTATCCGCCTTAGAGAATTTACCCAGGCAGAAGCTGAAATATTCTTAGACCCTAAAGATAAAACCCACCCTAAATTTAGCCAAATAGCTAATGAAAAATTATACTTATCTTCACAGGATGTTCAATTAAACAATAAAGAAACATTAGAACTTACCGCTCAAGAAGCTTTAGATAAAGGAGTTGTTTCTTCTGAAACTTTGATTTATCAATTATATCTTGCAAGAAAATTTTTAAAAGAATTAGGAATTCCCGATGAAGTTTTAAGATTTAGACAACATTTACCTGGAGAAATGGCACACTATGCCCTTGATTGTTGGGATGTGGAATGCTTAACTGACCAATATGGTTGGGTAGAAATCATTGGTATTGCAGATAGGGGAGATTATGACTTAAGTGCACATACTGAGTTCAGTAATGAAGAATTAAGTATTTACATGGAATATGATAAAGCTAAAACCTTGGTAAAAACAATTGTAAAGCCTAATTTAAAATTATTTGGACCGGCATTTAAAGGAGATTCACCAAAAATCAAAACTTATATTGAAAACTTAAGTGAAGAAGAAGTGATTGAACTTAAAGAAAAAATTGAAAATGAGGGAAAATTCATCCTTGAACTAGATAAGAGCTTTGAAATACTTAAAGAACATTTAATATTTGAATACATTGAAGAAGAAGTAAAAGGTGAAAGAATCATCCCCCATATAATTGAGCCTTCATTTGGTATTGATCGTATTCTTTACTGTACTTTATTACATTCATTTAAAACCGAAGAAGATGGATTTGAAAAGGAATACTTTAAATTTGCAAAAGAAATTGCACCAATCCAAGTAAGTGTCTTCCCATTAATGAATAAAGAAGGTCTTGGAGAAATAGCTGCAGAAATTACCCATAATTTACGTGAAGCTGGCTTTACTGTAGATAATGATAATTCAGGAACTATTGGAAAAAGATATGCTCGTGCTGATGAAGTAGGTGTGCCAATAGCTATTACAGTAGACTTTGATACAAAAGAAGATAATACTGTAACAGTAAGAGATAGAGACACCGAAAAACAAGAAAGAGTAAAAATAGAAGATTTAAAAGAAGTTATTGGAGCAAAACTTCAATAA
- a CDS encoding PIN domain-containing protein gives MSWFMMAKLFIDSSFIIPIFKRNDTNRPIIEKNKEILFENDCYISNGIIQEITTVVMMKTKSIELTKKAYHFLNDNFNILNEYEIETYNNRVFSVFKKYNNNTYKASFIDCSAVVIADNYDLDYVVSLDNIFNKFDEINLLKLD, from the coding sequence ATGAGTTGGTTTATGATGGCTAAATTATTTATAGATAGTTCTTTTATTATTCCAATATTCAAAAGAAATGATACTAACAGGCCAATAATCGAAAAAAACAAAGAAATATTATTTGAGAATGATTGTTATATTAGTAATGGAATAATACAAGAAATAACAACCGTTGTAATGATGAAAACAAAAAGCATTGAATTAACTAAAAAAGCATATCATTTTTTAAATGATAATTTTAATATTTTAAATGAATATGAAATTGAAACATACAATAATAGAGTGTTTTCAGTATTCAAAAAATATAATAATAATACATATAAAGCAAGCTTTATTGATTGTTCAGCTGTTGTTATAGCAGATAATTATGATTTGGATTATGTTGTATCATTAGACAATATTTTTAATAAATTTGATGAGATTAATTTATTAAAATTAGATTAA
- a CDS encoding helix-turn-helix transcriptional regulator yields the protein MYYLSKVNKELKFLSNSEIRLKILVDLGEGPKKVRDIARYSLLSYSSISSNMHRLSHEGFVEKIHNSFQLTNLGVIYISILMDFYDIISAVNDYSDFWLEHDINSLSVNDLNKLSSLEGSELIRCNSTDIYKTHKEFKRIFKDSKNLKVIFPYLHPEYPKLIRRLILKGINVELIVPKNILENFVKDIGKDVVKKGIEEGNFSMKYLDEHIKIALSVSHNFVSIGLFKIDGTYDQNRLLLSDKEKAINWGLAVFKSFDDYAVLFDFV from the coding sequence ATGTATTACTTGTCTAAAGTAAATAAAGAATTAAAATTTCTAAGTAACTCAGAAATTAGATTAAAAATATTAGTTGATTTAGGTGAGGGTCCCAAGAAAGTTAGAGATATTGCCAGATATTCGTTATTAAGTTATAGTTCTATCTCAAGCAATATGCATAGATTATCTCATGAAGGTTTTGTTGAAAAAATTCACAACAGTTTTCAATTGACTAATTTGGGAGTGATTTATATTTCTATATTAATGGATTTTTATGATATTATATCAGCTGTAAATGACTATTCTGATTTTTGGCTAGAGCATGATATCAATTCACTCTCTGTAAATGACTTAAATAAATTATCTTCATTAGAAGGTTCTGAATTAATTAGGTGTAATTCTACTGATATTTATAAGACTCATAAAGAATTTAAGAGAATTTTTAAAGACTCTAAAAATTTAAAGGTTATTTTTCCCTATTTGCATCCTGAGTATCCTAAGTTAATAAGGAGATTAATTTTAAAGGGGATTAATGTTGAGTTGATAGTACCTAAGAACATTTTAGAAAATTTTGTAAAAGATATTGGCAAGGATGTTGTTAAAAAGGGTATTGAAGAAGGTAATTTTTCTATGAAATATTTAGATGAACACATTAAAATTGCTTTGTCAGTTTCTCATAATTTTGTTTCAATAGGATTGTTTAAGATAGATGGAACCTATGATCAAAACAGATTGCTGTTGTCCGATAAGGAAAAAGCAATTAATTGGGGATTAGCTGTTTTCAAATCTTTTGATGATTATGCTGTTCTTTTTGATTTTGTCTGA
- the dcd gene encoding dCTP deaminase, whose product MAILSDRDIKKYLEEEKIVITPLEDEKQIQPSSVDMRLGDEFKVFKVIRKPYIDPKDQEDLASYMESTVVPEGEAFIIHPNEFALATTHEYVKVPDDIVARVEGRSSMGRLGVTMHVTAGYIDPGFEGRITLEISNIGAMPVALYPGQRVCQIVFETMTSPSKLPYGHPERNSKYMGQKRPESSRIKFDYELKK is encoded by the coding sequence ATGGCTATTTTAAGTGATAGAGACATTAAAAAGTATTTGGAAGAAGAAAAAATAGTAATCACTCCTTTAGAAGATGAAAAACAAATCCAACCGTCATCCGTTGATATGAGATTAGGTGATGAATTTAAAGTTTTTAAAGTAATTAGGAAACCTTACATTGACCCTAAAGACCAAGAAGACCTTGCATCTTATATGGAATCTACTGTTGTTCCAGAAGGAGAAGCATTTATAATTCACCCTAACGAATTTGCATTAGCTACAACACATGAATATGTAAAGGTTCCTGATGATATTGTAGCAAGAGTGGAAGGCCGTTCTTCAATGGGAAGACTTGGAGTAACTATGCATGTTACAGCAGGTTATATAGACCCTGGTTTTGAAGGTAGAATTACCCTCGAAATTTCAAATATTGGTGCAATGCCTGTAGCATTATACCCCGGTCAAAGGGTATGTCAAATCGTATTTGAAACTATGACTTCACCATCCAAGCTACCTTATGGCCATCCAGAAAGAAATAGTAAATATATGGGTCAGAAAAGACCTGAAAGTAGCAGAATTAAATTCGATTATGAACTTAAAAAATAA
- a CDS encoding helix-turn-helix transcriptional regulator: protein MIKKESSAEKYDNFINVRFLLVSEMRPRLLLMLLGSNNNLNTLRKELGKPSASVLHGLNELESLNLIKKNFKNYSLSSKGVLYALALKKLFRDLYIFKTHVDFWKSHSIESIPVEYFKSSYLLKDSVFVESDEEDLSRSLNKTLKLLSSCEDMKIILPIFLEDHLEIILENLERDNSLILITTDEVLKSLKESNYYEKLHKFSKNNQLTIRKVEYELKIFLTVCDNAMALNLFFIDGLFDNSCVIFNEKAEGVDWANQLFKFYLKRSNKIL, encoded by the coding sequence ATGATTAAAAAAGAAAGTAGTGCTGAAAAATATGATAACTTTATAAATGTTCGTTTTTTATTAGTTTCAGAAATGAGACCAAGATTACTTTTAATGCTATTGGGCTCAAATAATAATTTAAATACTCTTAGAAAAGAATTAGGTAAACCTTCTGCTTCTGTTTTACATGGTTTAAATGAATTGGAATCACTTAACTTAATTAAAAAGAATTTTAAAAATTATTCTTTATCTTCTAAAGGTGTTTTATATGCTTTAGCTTTAAAAAAACTTTTTAGAGATTTGTATATTTTCAAAACACATGTTGATTTTTGGAAAAGTCATTCAATTGAATCAATACCTGTGGAGTATTTTAAAAGTTCTTATTTATTAAAAGATTCAGTTTTTGTTGAATCTGATGAAGAAGATTTATCAAGGTCTTTAAATAAAACTCTTAAATTATTAAGTTCTTGTGAAGATATGAAAATAATTTTACCTATATTTTTAGAGGACCATTTAGAAATAATTTTAGAGAATTTAGAAAGGGATAATAGTTTGATATTAATAACAACTGATGAGGTTTTAAAGTCTTTAAAAGAATCAAATTATTATGAAAAACTGCATAAATTTTCTAAAAACAATCAATTAACTATTAGAAAAGTTGAATATGAGTTAAAAATATTTTTAACAGTTTGTGATAATGCGATGGCTTTAAATTTATTTTTTATTGATGGTCTTTTTGATAATTCTTGTGTTATTTTTAATGAAAAAGCTGAAGGTGTAGATTGGGCTAATCAATTGTTTAAGTTTTATTTAAAAAGGTCTAATAAAATCCTTTAA
- a CDS encoding TatD family hydrolase, which yields MIDTHIHADSRTSEDFEKMFISGIDTAITCSYYPYKINNNPEILLNHLNRILNFDPKRAKEYGLDLKVALGIHPTNSLKNNEIIFEQLEKWIENKEIVAIGEIGLDENSDLEKKVFKKQLELAENTKSKVIIHTPRKNKLKVLSEIKEIVLENINPKLVVIDHINLNTVEELIDEEFTIGLTVQPQKMEVEEAIEILDKYGFDKFLLNSDISNKPSDPLSVPRTIRTLKRLGYDEKEINKLAFKNAKKFFKI from the coding sequence ATGATTGATACACATATACATGCTGATTCAAGAACTAGTGAAGATTTTGAAAAAATGTTTATTAGTGGAATAGATACAGCAATAACTTGCTCTTACTATCCATATAAAATTAATAATAATCCTGAAATTCTTTTAAACCATCTAAATAGGATATTAAACTTTGATCCAAAAAGAGCTAAAGAATATGGGCTTGATTTAAAAGTTGCATTAGGTATTCATCCTACAAATTCTTTAAAAAATAATGAAATTATATTTGAACAATTAGAGAAATGGATTGAAAATAAAGAGATTGTAGCTATTGGAGAGATAGGTTTAGATGAAAATAGTGATTTAGAAAAAAAAGTCTTTAAAAAACAATTAGAATTAGCAGAAAATACAAAATCAAAAGTAATTATTCATACACCTAGAAAAAACAAATTAAAAGTTTTATCTGAGATTAAAGAAATTGTTCTAGAAAATATTAATCCTAAGCTCGTTGTTATTGACCATATTAATTTAAACACAGTTGAAGAGCTAATTGATGAAGAATTTACTATTGGTTTAACTGTTCAACCTCAAAAAATGGAAGTTGAAGAGGCAATTGAAATATTAGACAAATATGGATTTGATAAATTCTTATTAAATAGTGATATTAGTAATAAACCATCTGATCCATTATCTGTCCCAAGAACCATTAGAACCTTGAAAAGATTGGGATATGATGAAAAAGAGATAAATAAACTAGCATTTAAGAATGCTAAAAAGTTTTTTAAGATATAA
- a CDS encoding TrmJ/YjtD family RNA methyltransferase produces MKNKDKNKGNTIRGKVKEIVEDEETKRLKENIYVVFVECESPGNVGFLARTMGNFGLRNLVLINPCTLKDEAYYQAMHARATVENAEIYNTVEEFLKDKNIDFIVGSTGTPGGSYNLSRIPIKPEELAKSMNYNDKIAILFGREGNGLRNAEIEMCDITVSIPTDPSYPIMNISHAAAVILYEIFKNINNYPVEGLEESTALEKEYLIKDMEKLINTLPIPDHKKRNGLKVFKNIVNRAFITGREAHTFKGILRRLNMKIDKD; encoded by the coding sequence ATGAAAAACAAAGATAAAAACAAGGGTAATACAATTAGAGGTAAAGTTAAGGAAATAGTTGAAGATGAAGAAACTAAGCGCCTTAAAGAAAACATCTATGTTGTATTTGTAGAATGTGAATCTCCAGGAAATGTTGGTTTTTTAGCAAGAACTATGGGAAACTTTGGATTAAGAAACCTTGTTCTCATAAATCCATGCACTCTTAAAGATGAAGCTTATTATCAAGCTATGCATGCAAGAGCTACTGTTGAAAATGCAGAAATTTATAATACTGTTGAAGAATTTCTAAAAGATAAAAATATTGATTTTATTGTTGGTTCTACAGGAACTCCCGGTGGAAGTTATAACCTTTCAAGAATCCCAATAAAACCTGAAGAACTAGCAAAATCAATGAATTATAATGATAAAATAGCTATTTTATTTGGAAGAGAAGGAAATGGCCTTAGAAATGCCGAAATTGAAATGTGTGACATTACAGTTAGTATCCCAACTGACCCAAGTTATCCCATTATGAATATTTCTCATGCAGCTGCAGTTATTCTTTATGAAATATTTAAGAATATAAATAACTATCCTGTTGAAGGATTAGAAGAAAGTACTGCACTTGAAAAGGAATATTTGATTAAAGATATGGAAAAGTTAATTAATACATTACCTATACCAGATCATAAAAAAAGAAATGGTCTGAAAGTATTTAAAAATATTGTTAATAGAGCATTTATTACTGGAAGAGAAGCACATACATTTAAAGGTATTTTAAGACGTTTAAATATGAAAATAGACAAGGATTAA
- a CDS encoding indolepyruvate ferredoxin oxidoreductase subunit alpha: protein MRKGYYEDITTFLVKHTFHRRFFLSRLTKKSKIAKKIITKLFFEGDEIFILPNKNTINKTKNTDLNTQIKTQTTNKTKNTDLNTQIKAQSSAITTNIEVNQSFQKDDSEFVPSEILKKVIKEAKDIVIMNKCLCRSSANCQDYPQELGCIFLGPASRKIASRYGRRASAEEALKHVDWADAEGLSHVIGRNKIDTVWMNVSPKEELLTICHCCPCCCLWKVVPDLDNDISDKVMRLEGVEVHTNMDKCKMCKKCLDDDVCFGGAISLENGKISINQKKCLGCGHCVQICEFDVFELSYTQKSLDSIINRIGELVDYKK, encoded by the coding sequence ATGAGAAAGGGATACTATGAAGACATCACTACATTTTTAGTTAAGCACACTTTCCACAGAAGATTTTTCCTTTCAAGATTAACAAAAAAATCTAAAATAGCTAAAAAAATTATAACTAAACTATTTTTTGAAGGAGATGAAATATTCATCCTCCCTAATAAAAATACTATAAACAAAACTAAAAATACAGATTTAAATACCCAAATTAAAACTCAAACTACAAACAAAACTAAAAATACAGATTTAAATACCCAAATTAAAGCTCAAAGTTCTGCAATTACTACCAATATTGAAGTTAACCAAAGTTTTCAAAAAGATGACTCTGAATTTGTACCAAGTGAAATTCTTAAAAAAGTCATAAAAGAAGCTAAGGATATTGTCATTATGAATAAATGTCTTTGTAGAAGCTCTGCTAACTGTCAAGATTATCCTCAGGAATTAGGTTGTATCTTTTTAGGTCCTGCCTCTAGAAAAATAGCTTCAAGATATGGTAGAAGAGCAAGTGCAGAAGAAGCTTTAAAACATGTCGATTGGGCAGATGCTGAAGGTTTAAGTCATGTAATCGGTAGAAATAAAATCGATACTGTTTGGATGAATGTAAGTCCTAAAGAAGAATTATTAACTATTTGCCACTGCTGTCCTTGCTGTTGTTTATGGAAAGTAGTTCCAGACTTAGATAATGATATTAGTGATAAAGTAATGAGACTGGAAGGTGTAGAAGTACATACAAATATGGACAAATGTAAAATGTGTAAAAAATGTTTAGATGATGATGTCTGCTTTGGTGGAGCAATTAGTTTAGAAAATGGAAAAATAAGCATTAATCAAAAGAAATGTTTAGGCTGTGGACACTGTGTTCAAATATGTGAATTTGATGTATTTGAATTAAGTTATACACAAAAATCCCTCGATTCTATTATAAACAGAATTGGAGAATTAGTTGATTATAAAAAATAA
- a CDS encoding DUF1611 domain-containing protein: MYSISSVEDLQELNPYIIIGCGGGGEKFSNLEGIETVGFFDDNREKQGKSFCGLEVASNLSDLFESTEANTVAIMLPIGAEGAALKYSVEALANGKNVVVSFRSLSLSENEALLKLAKQNNVFIKEISPRLDVVRKICGVAPEKCCEVLPKIFYEPKASVIFIGGTSQECGKRTTTKSLGIEAAKRGLKASIISTDEMGLEQPTAFNFRAGSLSAMDIPSAILSSIKYVEENEEADIIFVEGQSSLTEDGNPHPRGLSACILIGADPDAVIVGHRPNHPYRQPRGIDYEVKAIEAVVPTTKVVGLSINLRNADEGMTLESFEEEYGLPAADMYSGGAGKLLDAILEYLDKN; this comes from the coding sequence TTGTATTCTATAAGTTCTGTTGAAGATCTTCAGGAATTAAATCCTTATATTATTATTGGATGTGGAGGTGGAGGAGAGAAATTCTCTAACCTTGAAGGGATTGAAACAGTAGGATTCTTTGATGATAATCGTGAAAAACAAGGAAAATCTTTCTGTGGTCTTGAAGTAGCATCAAATTTATCAGATTTATTTGAATCTACTGAAGCAAATACTGTAGCTATTATGTTACCAATTGGTGCTGAAGGTGCAGCTTTAAAATATTCTGTAGAAGCTTTAGCAAATGGTAAAAATGTAGTTGTTTCATTTAGATCTTTATCTTTATCTGAAAATGAAGCTTTATTAAAATTAGCTAAACAAAATAATGTTTTTATTAAAGAAATTAGTCCAAGATTAGATGTTGTTCGTAAAATATGTGGTGTAGCACCTGAAAAATGTTGTGAGGTTTTACCTAAGATTTTTTATGAACCTAAAGCGTCTGTTATTTTTATTGGTGGAACTTCCCAAGAATGTGGTAAAAGAACCACCACTAAATCTTTAGGAATTGAAGCGGCGAAAAGAGGTTTAAAAGCTTCTATTATTTCTACTGATGAAATGGGCTTAGAACAACCTACTGCATTTAATTTTAGAGCAGGTAGCTTATCTGCAATGGACATTCCTTCAGCTATTTTAAGTTCTATAAAATATGTTGAAGAAAATGAAGAAGCAGATATTATATTTGTTGAAGGACAATCTAGTTTAACTGAAGATGGAAACCCTCATCCGAGAGGATTATCTGCATGTATATTAATAGGTGCAGATCCGGATGCAGTTATTGTAGGCCATAGGCCGAATCACCCATATCGTCAGCCTAGAGGTATTGACTATGAGGTGAAAGCTATCGAAGCTGTAGTACCTACTACCAAAGTTGTTGGCTTATCTATAAATCTTAGAAATGCTGATGAAGGCATGACTTTAGAAAGCTTTGAAGAGGAATATGGTTTACCTGCAGCAGATATGTACTCTGGTGGAGCAGGTAAATTGCTAGATGCAATCTTAGAATATCTAGATAAAAATTAA
- a CDS encoding cell division protein SepF, whose translation MSFTDNLKKSLGFEEDNFASAYGIGDYGEEFEDEFTSISPEQTFYEIILIKPKSVDDLDYVFDQIVEENNPVILDLKFIEKQGEKQFRQAGEILKLLRQQYGAEAILLSQTEEKNLVIVTPSRVKLVRKE comes from the coding sequence ATGAGTTTTACTGATAATTTAAAGAAAAGCCTAGGTTTTGAAGAAGATAACTTTGCTAGTGCATATGGAATTGGTGATTATGGAGAAGAATTTGAAGATGAATTCACTTCTATTTCTCCAGAACAAACTTTTTATGAAATTATTTTAATTAAACCGAAATCAGTTGATGATTTAGATTATGTTTTTGACCAAATTGTTGAAGAGAACAATCCTGTCATTCTTGATTTAAAATTCATTGAAAAACAAGGAGAAAAACAATTTAGACAAGCAGGAGAAATCTTAAAACTTTTAAGACAACAATATGGTGCAGAAGCAATCTTACTTTCACAAACTGAAGAGAAAAATTTAGTTATTGTAACTCCATCAAGAGTTAAACTAGTTAGAAAAGAATAA